GCTTCAGGACGGAAGGGCCATAAGTACACAGCCATTCCACTATCATTTTGATTTTGCCTTCAGTTACATGTGGTAAGAGGAATCCTGACTCTTTCCACAGTTGCTTTCCAACTACATGGACCCCTTTTCTCACTCCTGTTGCTATTTCAGCAGAGCACTAACTGACTTTATGCTGCGTATCCCTGGCTGTTGAGGCTGGATTCCAAAACTAATTTTGATAAGTTCATtatgaaatatctgaaaattttcaaactTTCTTTCCAGGCTAAGAGAAAAGTGTACATGATGGCTAAGGATGCAGGCAACCATCATTCCATTCATGAGTGGCATGAGAGTACGAATTAAGTGGGAAAGAAGCTTGCTCTCAAAACCTagattctattttaattttataataacaGCTGgtaaaaaacatcagaaataaataatttacaattCAAATAGTAATACATTTGCAATATATTAgaaatatagtttaaaaatgaCTTCATATCCTTACTTAGtataaagtttaattttatgCTTTGTATAGAAATAGCAGCTTTACTTGTTACCTCTGtttcagcagaaggaaacagaaaagttgCTAAATAGCTAAACAACattgggaaattaaaaaatattttattttgcttttttttttggtaatagaaaaatagcctttaaaaatacattgttaaaTGTATGGGACTGTACTAAAGTAGAATTGTATATTATGTACAGTAAGGCAGTATATCAAATAGTGtcctgctattttttttcatgtttgatttGACTGGAATAGGCTATGAATGGGATGCAGAGTTTTCTGTCATATTGAAACAAAGCAAGATATatttagaggattttttttactgtaattagTTGAATATATTCtcttttatatatgttttttccatatataaGAGCTTCAATTTTCTTAAGGGTTGAGAAAAAGTATAGGGAAATCTTAATCTACTGTCACAAtacactcagaaaaaaatatgttgtagATCAGAATGTCATTGTGTAATGATTTATCTGATTTAGAAACTGCTCAGACAATTGTGGTGTACTGACCCATAACATTCTTAGTCTTTGTTGAAACTGCAGTATTCCCTTAGGTTGAATCAAATAACAGAAGATCTGCAGAATTGAAGAATTAgtttgcaatgtatttttcatggCACATAGTATCCATTTCCTCATTTCGCTCTCTGAGAAATGTGTTAACGATCCAGGGTTTATTTCTATGATTGTTATATCAAAccacagtttattttattctctgtatAATACACAAATGAggctattttttgttgttgttgttagttttttttttttgtttgtatttaggGAACTATTTgctgtgtggttttattttactgtacatAACTATTAACAAAATTGATATGTAAATCACAGACTTGTCAGCTAGAAAATGGTGTAAGCTACAATTGTGACATAGTAGCATAATCTTAAACCACAGCATTATTATACTGATTGTATTTGACTCATTCTGTAGCATTACCTGATGAAGAGTGATCAAActtttagttatttaaaagAGGGCATAAAGGAGGATGGGTCCATATACTCTGATCCACTAGTCTCTCTTTTGCAGTCACTTGGAGCTGTCAGACAGTAGCTCATGTTTTTCTCAGCTTGACCTTGCTGAAGGTTCTGAGATGCTTCCTTTGCAGGTTCTTGAGACATAGGTGTGTGCTGGACTCGTGAATCTGGCATTAATACTAGAATATTATGGTCCACAACAGTTGAGACCTTTGTATATTCTTTGCTGGTTCCTGGAATAGTGTAATTTTCAGTCTTCCCactattttctttatgtttcaGTAATACTGCTGGCTCCTCATCCTGCTTGACTTTGTGGACTTCTACGTAGTCCATTAGTGTACCATTCAAAAAAGGTGACTTTTCATTAGGTCTGTTTTGTTTGACCTGCACTGCAGTTTCCTCAGTTTTGGAATGCAAATTCTCCATCTCTCCTTGTTCTTCCATGTCTCCAGGGACTGTTTCAGTAACAGAATATCGTGActgatgcttttcttcattttccactAAAACTGGGGCAACATTCACATTTGTGGTAATCAGTGTTATTTTACGTGCATCTACAGTGCTGTGGTAGGCAAACATAGGAGGTTGATTATCAGGTAATTGAGCTGCAGGCCACGTGGATGATTTTGTGCTCTCACTGTTAGAAAGGAGTGTTTTCCGTTCTGAGGCTACACACTCAGTTTCCCAGCTCCttttcacagctttattttcttgaacATCTCTTACATCTTGTGTTTGAAGCGTTGATGGAAGGGCACGGGACTCCCTGcacttttcagaaagcagtgaaGGGCTATCGCAGCTTCCTCGTCCTGAATCACTGTCTGTTTCCTTGggtgttgtttttccctttttacttGGGTTACCATTGCTGTGACTTGGCATGAGTTGCTGATCCTCGCTGTCCTCTACCTCTAGGTATTCTATCAGTAGTTCCTCACAGTCTGATGTTGGAGGAAAACCATGGCAACCAAGAGCACTCAATAATTCTTCAGATTTCCCTGTCTGAAGGCATAACAAATAAGATATTGATATTTTTCCACTGTTAACATTAGGGCTTATATAACTAGAACAATTGTGAACAGTCTACATATTTATTAGGCAAATACTATAATAGCTACATCTCTAGATGTAACCTGGATTTCTACTACTGCAAAAAATAGTGTAATAACAGTAGAACTTCCTCTGAGTTCCATTAGTGGGGAGATCCCACAGTTCATGTTTCTAAAATGGAAGGGCTAGAGAGCTTCTGGCAGATAACAGTCTCAAGGGTTTGGCAAGAACGTAATGGAGGAGAATTGACAGAACAGCCATGTCCTTGTCTCCTCAACACGGCCAGAAACTGTGGAGAGTGACTTATCTAAGAACAACTTAGAACACCTAGGAATTAAGCTCTTACTGTGTCCCAGGTAGCAACTGAAGTTACAAACCCTGTAGATATATGCCCTCCTATTAGTGCCAGTCAAAACTGTGTCTCATACATACGTTACACATGATCAACCTGaaagttttgcttatttttaacattgattacattaattaaatatgttttatactTAATTATGGTAGTTGTTTTTGATagtactgaatttaaaaaagtaaGTAATGGCAAATTCTTATGCTGTTATCAGCAGTACTCACCTCTAACAGATGTGTAtcaatgccttttattttcgGTCCCGGAACTGGTGGTAGGATAAAGGCTATcattctaaaacaaacaaacaaacagaaattaacaaaacaaacagaaagcaaagaaaacaaacaaatggacAAAAAACCAACAGAACAAATACAAATGATATAAATATGGGCCCTCTCTTACCCCCTCCCACTCTTTCATGTGGGTGCCAATGGTGTAGCAACAGGAAGTTTGAGTGCTATCAAAAGAGGTTTCTGGGCCCTAGGAAGACAAGTAAAGGAAGAAGATGACTGAAGAAAAGTTGAAGTCTCCAATCCATCTGGGAGACTTAAACTTCCCAGGCACACACTGGGAATATCATATTGACAGGACAAGCAAGCCTGGGAAATCCCTACAGCATGTTGAAGATAACTTTCTGTCACATGCACCGAGTGAGCCAGCCAGCTCTCCTAGATCTGTTGTTTGAGAGTAGGGAAGGCCTTCAGGGAGAGGTGATGGCAGGTGGCTGTCTTGGCCACAGTGATACTGATGAAATAGTGGAACATTTTGTGGAAATAGTTCAACATTTTTGGTGTAGGGAGCAAAAAGGTCAGTGGAGTTGCCAATCTGGACCTGAGAGAGCAAATTTTAAGCTTCTCAGGCCGTTAGCTAGCAGCATCCCCTGGGAATTGACTCTAGAGGGTTTAGGGTACATGAGAGCCAGTCACTGTTCAAGAACCACCTTTTAAAAGACCAGCAGCAGGCAAGAACGGTATCAGGGGGTGCTGGTCCAGAGCAGGCTCAATGTGATCCAGCAGTGttccctggcagccaagaggacaaagaatattttggggtgcattaaacacagcatggGTAGCCAGCCAAAAGAGGTGAGTCTACCACTGTATTAATGCTGCATGTTAAGGTCCacaatacatataaataataataataataacaataacaataacaataataataataataataataataataataaaaagaagccaGAGGATCACACCAAAGTTGGTAAatggctggaaggcatgtcctatgaggagaggctgaggacacttggcTTGTCTACTTGGAGTaaaggaggctcagaggtgGCCTCATTGCTGTCTGCATCTTTCTgagcaggggaaaaggagaggtgGGTGCTGGTCTCTGTTCCCTGGGAGCTGATGAGAGGCTGtgtgggaatggcacaaagctgcaccaggggaggttcagactggacattaggaGCAATTTCTTTACCGTGGGGGTAGCCAACCACTAGAAGAGGCTTCCTAGCAGGGTGGTTGATGCACCATTTCTGTCAGTGTtgaagaggcatttggataatgccctcaataatatgctttaatgtttggttagccctgaagtggtcaggcagttggactcaaCAGCCTTTGTAAGACCCTTGAAACTGGGCTATTCTAAATTCTGTGTTCTCTCTCTGTATTTGTTCTCCCATTTCCTCCAAAAgttactgaaattttaaatactcCTCCCCTATCTTTTGCCTCCCTGTTGGATGTCTGtttcctgcctgccttctgTAGCCAGGTAGTTTACTAAGCCAGGTATAGTTCATAAATTGTCCTTAGATATATTCAtaagaaacagaacagcatAAAAGTTATTGAACTGGAAATGTAATATTACTAATGTCCTTTCATTATTCTTTGTCCCTTAAACTCCAGCTCTCTCAAACCACTGTAACTTCATCACTGACCAGGACACAGTGATGTAGGGCACAGTCCTGGAGGACTAGTGGGCCTCTGTGTGCATACTTGACTGTTATTTGACTGGTACTAAACAGGATTTACGATGAATGACTTCTGAATGCTTTTCCATCAGCAGTTTCTCTGTTTCCTCTACTCATACACTATTTTTTGCAATACTTCCACAGAAGAGATAAACTTTGCAACACCTTCATCTTTGAGTGAAATCAGAcaaaaatttaataaattatttgggAAATTGACTGACAAGTATGTAGAAAGATAACTTCATAACATAACCttgtttcatttagaaaattaGTCCAAACCCAAAACATGTGTCTTCAATAGCAGCAGGGATACTCCAAATGATATTTGCTGAATACTTAATGGCTAACCAAGATTGCCAGATATAATAGAGACATGGCTTTACCAATTAAGaatttagtttttcatttttagtctgTTTTCTCTAAAGAACAGAAGTACCTCTTTATCATTTGtgaatttaaaatcaaataccTGCAATTTATACTACATAACACTtttacaagaaaacacaaaacctaattgaaattaaatcaaatgttAATAACATAGTTTTGGAAAAGTATACTGAGATTTTTAACTCCATAGGATTGTGAAATTTGTGACTTACCTGTACCCTTTTAAAATCATTGTCCAGCTCATGATTAAACATATAAGAGATGACAAGACACCCACGATGATCCACACAATCATATCTTTTACTCTGAAATCtatgaaagaaatgtaattatttgaGGATTCACCTAGCATATATACAATcagaatgataaaaaaaaaaaaagaaaagaaaaaaaatctcaaatgacttttatttgaaaaactgttCTAAGCTGCCAAATTTAGTACTGAATCTGGAGGCCTCTACTAGCACACACAGATCTCAATATTCATTGCAATATGTGGTAATTAATATACTTAGCATTAATAGCactatgcaggaaaaaaatacagaaaaatgtatgaaGAAGGAAATTTTTGCCAATGTCTGTTATAGTAACATTTCAAATCCACTTATACCAACATAGTTATTTCATTATCAAATGGATAtcatataattaattaaatggtGGGTAAAATAATTTAGGATGATGATTTCTGATGATTTCAATTGTAACATGACACTTTTTACATTgagatgtttattttgaattcaTTCGAGATAATGTGTAATGAAGAGATGTTACTGTCTGAAGGCAGTGATCCTTTGTTGTTCTGATAGCAGTTCTAATGTAGCTACCAGAACTCTCCTAATTAGAAACTACCATCATGAGAACAGATGAGGCAATAAACAGAAAGGATGTTGTTTAAATAAGTAAGGAAATTCATTCACTTGCTTAACTCCTAAAAGTAACTAATGAAATAGCTGTCAGTATAGTGCAGAGAAGCTGAGAAATAAGTTACCTTAGCAATGATGTTGCTACCCATCCTAGGGAAACAATGGGGTGTCAATCTGCACGAGTGCAACTGACAGCTAACAGAAGTATTACACAAACTTGCACTTAATAACAATTACTGAAAGGATGCCTGGCCACTCACCATTAGGGATCTGAATATAGTTTTCTGAGCTCCATTCACTCCATGATCCATGGTGATCTGGTTTGCAGTGAATCTGTACAATGTACTTCTTTCCTGGATTTAAActaaacattttatattgtgTTTGCTGTCCAACAAAAATAGTCtggaaatgaattaaaaatcataaaatccaTATAtaattaagacttttttttttttccccctaggaAAATCATAGCTAATTTAGTCTTGATAACCAAGTTGGGAATATAGAAATAACCTGGATCGCTTCCTAATAATCGTTATGCAAGTCATTGAAGTAAtagtacatttattttatttttaaattcatctaACAGTGCAGTAGGAATGATATCTGGCCTTGCTATACTGTGCAAATTAAACTACTGCAAGGACACATAATGTGGCAGGTATGGTAGGTATGAAGGAACTGTAGTAATGGTAGGAACTGCAGTggtgagaagagaagactgatgCAAGAAATAGtgactggggaagaaaaatgctaagaggaaagaaggaatgtGGAGCTGGTAGAACTGCATAGTTCTAGTAAAGTAAAGAGTAAAGTAGTAAAGAGTGGATCATGCAATGACCAGGGAGCTGGAAAGTACAGTGGTGagggaaggcagaaagcaaTACAGAGAATACTGTAATACTGGGAAGTATTACAGAAGACAAGGAGGTAATGCAACTATATACTGATAGCTAAAGTCTTTATTTGTCCCCCAGTTGTTTGAGTTGCACATCCTGGATATGGACAATAATTACTAGGTGACCATGACAACTATTATCTAATGGTCATTTGTacaaatttaaatgattttacaTAATGCCATTGAGCTTTCTGTTACCTAAGAAGTGCTTGTGGTTGAGAACAAATTATCAGAAAAGAAACCCGACTAAATGAGAACTAACAATTTAAACTAAAATGCCAATACGGTTAATATACGGTCACAATTAGAAATAAGTACTTCATCACCTGCTATCACACAGCAGCATCTGAGATACTAATTTGTCAGTAGGAATCTGTAGATCACACAAGCACTACTTTTGAAAAAAGGATATATTTAATCCTGTGTGCCTGCTTCATTACAGTCAGGCATGGGACCTGACTGACAAACAGTAATTGATCATCTAGCAAAAATTTGTGACATTCTTACCTCCCATTCCTCTCCTTCTTCAGGCTTTAGTCGCAACTCGTATTCAAGGGTAAGCCATCCAGATCTGACATCAGCCAGTGGGGGTGGAGACCATGTCAAGACCAGATATGGTTTTCTATTCATTGGCTTTTTTAATTCTAGAGTTACATTCACAGGAGGATCAGGCTGGACTggtaaaataaaagaactgaCAGTAAGA
The sequence above is a segment of the Aythya fuligula isolate bAytFul2 chromosome Z, bAytFul2.pri, whole genome shotgun sequence genome. Coding sequences within it:
- the PRLR gene encoding prolactin receptor, which encodes MKQKFMSSIQIILLLPLTAMELTGQSYPGKPKIIRCRSLEKETFSCWWKPGSDGGLPTNYTLFYSKDSEEKIYECPDYRTSGPNSCYFNKNHTNPWTTYNITVTATNEIGSNSSDPQYVDVTSIVQPGSPVNLTLEAKTSASITYLWAKWSPPPLADASSNSHVYHYELRLKPEEKEEWQETIPVGMQTQYKVSRLNPGIRYVVQVRCMLDLGEWSEWSAEKHIQIPSEELPPEKPTITKCRSPEKETFTCWWKPGSDGGRPTNYTLLYSKEGEEQVYECPDYRTAGPNSCYFDKKHTSFWTIYNITVRATNEIGSNSSDPHYVDVTYIVQPDPPVNVTLELKKPMNRKPYLVLTWSPPPLADVRSGWLTLEYELRLKPEEGEEWETIFVGQQTQYKMFSLNPGKKYIVQIHCKPDHHGSWSEWSSENYIQIPNDFRVKDMIVWIIVGVLSSLICLIMSWTMILKGYRMIAFILPPVPGPKIKGIDTHLLETGKSEELLSALGCHGFPPTSDCEELLIEYLEVEDSEDQQLMPSHSNGNPSKKGKTTPKETDSDSGRGSCDSPSLLSEKCRESRALPSTLQTQDVRDVQENKAVKRSWETECVASERKTLLSNSESTKSSTWPAAQLPDNQPPMFAYHSTVDARKITLITTNVNVAPVLVENEEKHQSRYSVTETVPGDMEEQGEMENLHSKTEETAVQVKQNRPNEKSPFLNGTLMDYVEVHKVKQDEEPAVLLKHKENSGKTENYTIPGTSKEYTKVSTVVDHNILVLMPDSRVQHTPMSQEPAKEASQNLQQGQAEKNMSYCLTAPSDCKRETSGSEYMDPSSFMPSFK